In Gemmatimonadetes bacterium T265, one DNA window encodes the following:
- a CDS encoding trans-2-enoyl-CoA reductase produces MHVVRFDRFGDPAEVLAVVDAPDPGPPAAGAVAVDFVASPLNPSDLLTVRGEYGVRPDLPATPGYEGVGRVAALGDGVAHLAAGDLVLLIGGRGTWRARANLKAARLFPLPPADPLQLAMLTANPPTALLMLEQFVALEPGQWVIQNAANSGVGVALIAIARARGLRTVNVVRRASLAPQLAEAGADVVLVDGPDLAKRVRAALGGAGAEPGALRLGVDAVGGHATARLARAVAEGGTVVSYGSLSGEPCAVEARDTIFRDVTLRGFWLTRWIGRAGPADVSRVFGTVARYVADGTVRVPVGATYPLARAREAAAHAAREGRDGKVLLVAD; encoded by the coding sequence GTGCACGTCGTGCGGTTCGACCGTTTCGGCGACCCCGCCGAGGTCCTCGCCGTCGTCGACGCGCCCGACCCCGGCCCGCCCGCCGCGGGCGCGGTCGCCGTCGACTTCGTCGCCTCGCCGCTCAACCCGAGCGACCTGCTCACCGTGCGCGGCGAGTACGGCGTGCGCCCCGACCTCCCGGCCACGCCGGGGTACGAGGGGGTCGGGCGGGTCGCGGCGTTAGGCGACGGCGTCGCGCACCTCGCGGCCGGCGACCTCGTGCTGCTCATCGGCGGCCGCGGCACGTGGCGCGCGCGCGCCAACCTGAAGGCGGCCCGCCTCTTCCCGCTCCCGCCAGCGGACCCGCTGCAGCTCGCCATGCTGACGGCCAACCCGCCGACCGCGCTGCTCATGCTGGAGCAGTTCGTCGCCCTCGAGCCGGGGCAGTGGGTGATCCAGAACGCGGCCAACTCGGGCGTCGGCGTCGCGCTCATCGCGATCGCCCGCGCGCGCGGGCTGCGCACGGTGAACGTCGTCCGCCGCGCGTCGCTCGCCCCGCAGCTCGCCGAGGCCGGCGCCGACGTCGTGCTCGTCGACGGGCCCGACCTCGCGAAGCGCGTGCGCGCCGCGCTCGGCGGCGCGGGCGCCGAGCCGGGCGCGCTCCGCCTCGGCGTCGACGCGGTCGGCGGGCACGCGACGGCGCGCCTCGCCCGGGCGGTCGCCGAGGGCGGCACGGTGGTGAGCTACGGGTCGCTCTCCGGCGAGCCGTGCGCGGTCGAGGCGCGCGACACGATCTTCCGCGACGTCACGCTCCGCGGCTTCTGGCTCACGCGCTGGATCGGCCGCGCGGGGCCGGCGGACGTCTCGCGCGTCTTCGGCACGGTCGCGCGCTACGTCGCCGACGGCACGGTCCGCGTCCCCGTCGGAGCGACGTACCCCCTCGCGCGCGCGCGCGAGGCCGCCGCCCACGCCGCGCGCGAGGGGCGCGACGGCAAGGTCCTCCTCGTCGCCGACTGA
- a CDS encoding homoserine O-acetyltransferase, with protein sequence MSHRVLLAALFALGAARAGAQTNPGAVSAPPGPRAAAALQGDAVLPDFRFDSGGMLPALRLHYRTLGRPRRDAAGVVRNAVLILHGTGGAGTQFLGANFAGELFGPGQPLDTARYYVVLPDGIGHGQSSKPSDGLHARFPHYTYGDMVRAERRLLEEGLGVRHLRLVLGTSMGCMHAWVWGTTRPGYADALAPFACLPTQIAGRNRMFRRMAMDDIRLDPAWQHGEYRAQPPGLTAALQVLFVMGSAPLVQQAQAPTQRAADSVITAFLAARRVATDANDFLYQFDASRDYDPSALLDRVRVPVLAINSADDEINPPDLGIMERLIPRVPTARYVLIPAGPTTRGHGTHTQAAVWKAELARFLDALPPAEITPP encoded by the coding sequence GTGTCACACCGCGTCCTCCTCGCCGCCCTCTTCGCGTTAGGCGCCGCCCGCGCCGGCGCGCAGACGAACCCCGGCGCGGTCTCCGCCCCGCCGGGGCCGCGCGCCGCCGCCGCGCTCCAGGGGGACGCCGTCCTCCCCGACTTCCGCTTCGACTCCGGCGGCATGCTCCCCGCCCTGCGCCTCCACTACCGCACGCTCGGCCGCCCCCGCCGCGACGCGGCCGGCGTCGTGCGCAACGCCGTCCTCATCCTCCACGGCACCGGCGGCGCGGGCACGCAGTTCCTCGGCGCCAACTTCGCCGGCGAACTGTTCGGCCCCGGCCAGCCGCTCGACACGGCGCGCTACTACGTCGTCCTCCCCGACGGCATCGGCCACGGCCAGTCGAGCAAGCCGAGCGACGGCCTGCACGCGCGCTTCCCGCACTACACGTACGGCGACATGGTGCGCGCCGAGCGCCGCCTGCTCGAAGAGGGGCTCGGCGTTAGGCACCTGCGCCTGGTCCTGGGGACGTCGATGGGGTGCATGCACGCGTGGGTCTGGGGCACCACGCGGCCCGGCTACGCCGACGCGCTCGCGCCGTTCGCCTGCCTGCCGACGCAGATCGCCGGGCGCAACCGGATGTTCCGCCGCATGGCGATGGACGACATCCGCCTCGACCCGGCGTGGCAGCACGGCGAGTACCGCGCGCAGCCGCCCGGCCTCACGGCGGCGCTGCAGGTCCTGTTCGTCATGGGCAGCGCCCCGCTCGTGCAGCAGGCGCAGGCCCCGACGCAGCGCGCCGCCGACAGCGTTATCACGGCGTTCCTCGCCGCGCGGCGCGTGGCCACCGACGCGAACGACTTCCTCTACCAGTTCGACGCGTCGCGCGACTACGACCCGTCCGCCCTGCTGGACCGCGTGCGCGTCCCGGTGCTCGCGATCAACTCGGCCGACGACGAGATCAACCCGCCCGACCTCGGAATCATGGAGCGGCTGATCCCCCGCGTGCCGACCGCGCGCTACGTCCTGATCCCCGCGGGGCCGACGACGCGCGGCCACGGCACGCACACGCAGGCCGCGGTGTGGAAGGCCGAGCTGGCGCGCTTCCTCGACGCGCTGCCGCCGGCGGAGATCACGCCGCCGTGA
- a CDS encoding dehydrogenase, with translation MTFTPAPRGRSPHDDAGDRPLAVVTGPTAGIGRAFAERLAAAGHDLLLVSRDAARLGATAADLAARHGVRVDTHPADLADEDAVRTLAARLSAAPRVDLLVNNAGFGTHARIVGGDPELEARMIAVHCAAPLRLAQAVLPGMVARHAGAVVNVASVAAFTPNARYATYNATKAFLQLLSEGIAAEVAASGVRVQALCPGLTRTEFHARMGARGAAAVARIPGALWMSADAVVDASLRALARGGPVTVVPGLGYRATVAVLRRLPLRALAWGARASA, from the coding sequence GTGACGTTTACCCCCGCGCCGCGCGGTCGATCGCCGCACGACGACGCCGGCGACCGCCCGCTCGCGGTCGTCACCGGCCCGACCGCCGGGATCGGACGCGCCTTCGCCGAGCGGCTCGCGGCGGCGGGGCACGACCTGCTGCTCGTCTCGCGCGACGCGGCACGGCTGGGCGCGACGGCGGCCGACCTCGCCGCGCGTCACGGCGTCCGCGTCGACACGCACCCCGCCGACCTCGCCGACGAGGACGCCGTCCGGACACTCGCCGCGCGCCTCTCCGCGGCCCCGCGCGTGGACCTCCTCGTCAACAACGCCGGCTTCGGCACGCACGCCCGCATCGTCGGCGGAGATCCGGAGTTGGAGGCGCGGATGATCGCCGTGCACTGCGCGGCCCCGCTGCGCCTCGCGCAGGCCGTGCTCCCGGGGATGGTCGCGCGGCACGCGGGCGCGGTCGTCAACGTCGCCTCGGTCGCGGCGTTCACGCCCAACGCGCGCTACGCGACCTACAACGCGACGAAAGCTTTCCTGCAGCTCCTGAGCGAGGGGATCGCCGCGGAGGTCGCGGCCTCGGGCGTGCGCGTGCAGGCGCTCTGCCCGGGGCTCACGCGCACCGAGTTCCACGCGCGCATGGGCGCCCGCGGCGCGGCCGCGGTGGCGCGGATCCCGGGGGCGCTCTGGATGAGCGCCGACGCGGTCGTCGACGCCTCGCTGCGCGCGCTCGCGCGCGGCGGGCCGGTGACGGTCGTCCCCGGGCTCGGCTACCGCGCGACGGTCGCCGTCCTCCGCCGGCTGCCCCTCCGCGCGCTCGCCTGGGGCGCGCGGGCGAGCGCCTAA
- a CDS encoding putative DNA modification/repair radical SAM protein: MDLEAKLAILADAAKYDASCASSGSKGRRAAAGTGGVGSTEGMGICHSYTPDGRCVSLLKVLLTNYCVYDCLYCVNRRSSGVARARFTPAEVVRLTLDFYRRNYIEGLFLSSGIARSPDHTMEQLVEVARTLRVAHDFQGYIHLKTIPHASPELIAEAGRWADRLSINAELPTAGDLAALAPEKDLGVIRGAMTAIRGRIDEARAAAADTRAPRGPALVTLRRAAARRPNAAPGAAAAPALFAPAGQSTQLIVGATPATDATILATATSLYATHRLRRVYYSAFSPIPDAPTALPSLSPPLVREHRLYQADWLVRFYGFRAAELTTPDAPDLDLALDPKLAWALRNRADFPVDVNRAPKAVLLRVPGVGARSVERILATRRWCRLRLADLVALKVVVKRALPFVVTADHTPRLLDAGDLRERLLAARPRAAAVQTDLFAGVGTGGGFTAGAATAGASARSVLLGEL, encoded by the coding sequence GTGGACCTCGAAGCGAAGCTGGCGATCCTGGCCGACGCGGCGAAGTACGACGCGTCGTGCGCGTCGAGCGGCTCCAAGGGGCGCCGGGCCGCCGCGGGCACCGGCGGCGTCGGCTCGACCGAGGGGATGGGCATCTGCCACAGCTACACGCCCGACGGGCGCTGCGTGTCGCTGCTCAAGGTCCTGCTCACCAACTACTGCGTCTACGACTGCCTCTACTGCGTCAACCGCCGGTCGAGCGGCGTGGCGCGCGCCCGCTTCACGCCGGCCGAAGTCGTCCGCCTCACGCTCGACTTCTACCGCCGCAACTACATCGAGGGGCTGTTCCTCTCGTCCGGCATCGCGCGGTCGCCCGACCACACGATGGAGCAACTCGTCGAGGTCGCGCGCACGCTCCGCGTCGCGCACGACTTCCAGGGATACATCCATCTCAAGACGATCCCGCACGCGAGCCCCGAGCTGATCGCGGAGGCGGGGCGCTGGGCGGACCGGCTGAGCATCAACGCCGAACTGCCGACGGCGGGGGATCTCGCCGCGCTCGCGCCGGAAAAGGATCTCGGCGTCATCCGCGGCGCGATGACCGCGATCCGCGGGCGTATCGACGAGGCGCGCGCGGCCGCGGCCGACACCCGGGCGCCGCGCGGGCCCGCGCTCGTCACGCTGCGGCGCGCGGCCGCGCGGCGGCCCAACGCGGCCCCGGGGGCGGCCGCCGCACCCGCGCTGTTCGCGCCCGCGGGGCAGAGCACGCAACTCATCGTCGGCGCCACGCCCGCGACCGACGCGACGATCCTCGCGACCGCGACCTCGCTCTACGCGACGCACCGCCTGCGGCGCGTCTACTACTCCGCCTTCAGCCCGATCCCCGACGCGCCGACGGCGCTGCCGAGCCTGTCGCCGCCGCTCGTGCGCGAGCACCGGCTGTACCAGGCCGACTGGCTCGTGCGCTTCTACGGCTTCCGGGCGGCGGAGCTGACGACGCCGGACGCGCCGGACCTCGACCTCGCGCTCGACCCGAAGCTGGCGTGGGCGCTCCGCAACCGGGCCGACTTCCCGGTCGACGTGAACCGCGCGCCGAAGGCGGTGCTGCTGCGCGTCCCCGGCGTCGGCGCGCGGAGCGTCGAGCGCATCCTCGCGACCCGGCGCTGGTGCCGGCTGCGGCTCGCCGATCTCGTTGCACTCAAGGTCGTGGTGAAGCGCGCGCTGCCCTTCGTCGTCACCGCCGACCACACGCCGCGGCTGCTCGACGCGGGCGACCTGCGCGAGCGGCTGCTCGCGGCGCGGCCGCGCGCCGCGGCGGTCCAGACCGACCTGTTCGCGGGGGTGGGGACCGGCGGTGGCTTCACGGCCGGCGCGGCTACAGCCGGCGCGTCCGCGCGCTCGGTACTCCTCGGCGAGCTGTGA